AAGTAAAGCGGTGTCTTGCTGTCTTTAAAGCGTGTTTAAATAAAAAATTGGTTTTTATAAAAACGCTCATCTGCGAAATTTAATCTTACTTTTATACAGGGTACGCTTTGCATGAAAAAATTACTTCTCACCACTGCCTGTATGGTAGGCCTGACACTTGCAGGCTGTAGTAAACCGACTGAGCCAGCTAAATCAGACCACACTCAAAGTACTACAGCGACTGCCTCTTCTACGCCTGCTCCCGCTACTTCAGGCAATATGACAACCAATCAGCATGAAGATATCCGCAATGACTTGAATCATCTGCAAACCCTGACCAACTCCAAGGCAGAAACTGCCATGAATTTTCAAGACCGGATGATGAAAGCCGTACAGGCCAATAACCGTGATCAGATTCAAACTGTCATGAAGGATATGCAGGGCTTCATGACAGAATTTAATCGTGACCTAAAAACACTGTCACTGAAAAGCCAGGAAGTGCATGAACTTCGCAACAAGTTTATTCATTCAAATCAACTAGGACTAGAACTGACACGCCTGAGCACCGAAGCCAAACCAGATGAAGTTAAAATTAAGCAGCTTCAACAACAGGTTATGAATGTACAAAACGATATTATGCGTGATGTACAAGCATTACAGGCCAAAATAAATCCACAACCAGCTCAACCAGCTCAACCAGCTCAACCAGCTCAACCAGCTCAATAATAAACCGGGCAGGTAGCTTCGGCCTGGCCTGCCCTAATCACAACCCCATCTAAAATCACTTGCTGCCTAGCGAGATTCCAGTTAAAAAGAACAGCCTAAAACTTTAATTTATATGCGATAAGGATGCATGCATGACCTCGATTTCCCATATTTCCATTAAAACCATTCAAGGTGAAGAGATAAAGTTAGATCAATTCGCCGGAAAAGTTTTACTGATCGTCAATACCGCTTCCAAGTGCGGCCTGACCCCGCAGTATGAAGGTTTAGAAAAACTCTACCGTGAGAAAAAAGATCAAGGCCTCGAAATATTAGGTTTTCCAGCCAATAATTTTTTAGAACAGGAACCGGGCTCGAATGAAGAAATCCAGCAGTTCTGTTCACTGAACTATGATGTTTCTTTTCCGTTATTTGCTAAAATTTCTGTGGCTGGTCCAGATAAACATCCACTGTATCAAACATTGACAACTGCACAGCCAGAACGTATCGGTGAAGGTCCATGGTGGAAAGACTTGGTGGATTATGGCCTGACCCCAAATGAACCGCCTGAAGTCCTCTGGAACTTTGAAAAGTTTCTGGTCAATAAACAGGGGCAAGTCGTCGCGCGTTTCGCTCCCGACATTACAGCGGATGATCCGCGTATCGTAGATGCGGTGAATGCTGAACTCGCCAAATAACTGCTTACTGATTTTATAAGTATCTATGAGCCTTATAGATACTTATTTTTGAAATCCTTCTCCCCCCTACTCTAGCTTGCCTGATCAAAGCGGCATGTAGCTGAAGATCTGCATAATTCATTCAGCAGGTAAAGCCCCCGTCATCTGTACACTGTATTGTACGACTTAGCTAAATCCTCCCCTGATTTCAGAGTGATCTCTGAGAGCACTTAAAAAAGATTTGTTATGACTTTGCAACAATCTTTTTTATCTCCATAGTTTGTCTCTATATTAACCCCAAGAAATATATCCAGATTGAGATCCTGATTTTATGGCCAAGATACTTGCCAATGCCTTGCTTCCTTTTGCTTTATTTAGTTCGGCTATGGTCTTGTTAGGCTGCGAGCAAGCGGTAGAGCCGCCTGTTCAACCCGATGAGATTACCGCTTCCAAACCAGAGTTAAATTCTGAGCAGCCAGTATCTTCGGAAACAGCAGCTGAACGGAAAAGCGGTAACATGTTTTATATCGTTCGTGATGTGGCAGATATGCAGCTTAAAGCCGGTGATTATGTTGAGCAACTTAAACAGACACAATCTGAGTTACAAACCGCCCTCAATGACCAAGATCAGCTCAAGCTTCAGGCCACTGCCAACGTATTGAAACAACAGCTAAATGGCTTGAATCAAACGCTCAACAGCCTGAATTTAAAGAGCCAAGAGATTGATTCTATTCGCCAAAATATGATACAGGCCAATCAGCAAGTATTGGCTACTCCTTTATTCAAGGGCGACATTGACCTCACCCAGGTCGACTTCAAGAAAATTGAACAGCAGCTAAATAGCGTCCAGCTTGAAATGATT
The nucleotide sequence above comes from Acinetobacter sp. 10FS3-1. Encoded proteins:
- a CDS encoding glutathione peroxidase, with protein sequence MTSISHISIKTIQGEEIKLDQFAGKVLLIVNTASKCGLTPQYEGLEKLYREKKDQGLEILGFPANNFLEQEPGSNEEIQQFCSLNYDVSFPLFAKISVAGPDKHPLYQTLTTAQPERIGEGPWWKDLVDYGLTPNEPPEVLWNFEKFLVNKQGQVVARFAPDITADDPRIVDAVNAELAK
- a CDS encoding viral A-type inclusion protein, with product MKKLLLTTACMVGLTLAGCSKPTEPAKSDHTQSTTATASSTPAPATSGNMTTNQHEDIRNDLNHLQTLTNSKAETAMNFQDRMMKAVQANNRDQIQTVMKDMQGFMTEFNRDLKTLSLKSQEVHELRNKFIHSNQLGLELTRLSTEAKPDEVKIKQLQQQVMNVQNDIMRDVQALQAKINPQPAQPAQPAQPAQPAQ